Proteins encoded in a region of the Vibrio sp. CB1-14 genome:
- a CDS encoding calcium-binding protein has product MEKDNIMDVIKLGDGEQIETYTGNDSVYVRGQKGADTITGGAGNDVIEGNQGNDELNGGAGDDILFGGVGNDELTGGEGEDTFAMRITHGGVNTIKDFEVGTDSLQFLVDRKHFVLSNDLARNDKHEGRVDEKLDGKLEGLNTKFFGGELNLQQAEGESEETFGFENANTFVEKALGEKLTISLDSNGTLVLTFFEGNKGTTINLEGLGDNALIKSIMGDKTALDPTDKADALMIDNIVGVLTGDIPVFEGSAADYSFQTYGYIRVVDSVDGRDGESKVYIENGQKIQFGDDIYTWQRGHNAGDNMTAISNDGTLMVGMHGVDKLIGGDGADVLIGDNGTHFHYKGSGDELSGGDGNDILIGGAGNDILDGGLGEDTAVFSGSILEYRVDKNFIRDLISDRDGTDQLIDSSVEKVSFSEGTYTLITGHNAQDGHPGNVNKMTAEDQVDTLLVGDGGHDILTGGSGSDVLFGDTGVNGGSGNDTLNGGAGNDLLVGGGGNDILDGGIGEDTAVFSGSILEYRVDKNYIKDSISNRDGTDQLIDSSVEKVSFSEGTYTLITGHNAQDGHPGNVNKMTAEDQVDTLLVGDGGHDILTGGSGSDVLFGDTGVNGGTGNDILNGGAGNDLLVGGGGNDIIDGGEGEDTVIYNDASITKITKADDVYTIETNEGTDTVVGVELIKIGDDDSISLVSYYDEFITS; this is encoded by the coding sequence TTGGAAAAGGACAATATTATGGATGTCATAAAATTAGGCGATGGTGAACAAATAGAGACGTATACAGGCAACGATAGTGTATATGTGAGAGGTCAAAAAGGTGCAGACACGATTACTGGCGGTGCAGGTAACGATGTGATCGAAGGAAACCAGGGTAATGATGAACTGAATGGAGGTGCGGGTGACGATATCCTATTTGGCGGTGTGGGTAACGATGAGCTTACTGGTGGAGAAGGAGAAGATACCTTTGCTATGCGCATTACTCATGGTGGTGTGAACACCATCAAGGATTTTGAGGTTGGTACTGATAGTTTGCAGTTTTTAGTGGATCGCAAACACTTTGTTCTTTCCAACGACTTAGCGCGAAATGATAAACATGAGGGTAGGGTTGACGAAAAGCTTGACGGAAAGCTAGAAGGCTTGAATACCAAGTTTTTTGGGGGTGAGTTAAACCTTCAACAAGCCGAGGGTGAAAGTGAAGAGACTTTTGGCTTTGAGAATGCAAATACGTTCGTTGAAAAAGCATTGGGCGAAAAGCTAACCATTAGCCTTGATAGTAATGGTACCTTGGTTCTTACCTTTTTTGAAGGCAACAAAGGTACAACGATCAACTTGGAAGGTCTTGGTGATAATGCACTAATCAAAAGCATTATGGGTGATAAAACTGCACTAGACCCAACTGATAAAGCTGATGCTTTGATGATAGACAATATTGTTGGGGTGCTGACCGGCGACATCCCTGTCTTTGAAGGTTCAGCTGCTGACTACAGCTTTCAAACTTATGGATATATCAGGGTTGTAGATTCAGTCGATGGTCGAGATGGTGAATCGAAAGTCTACATTGAGAACGGACAGAAGATTCAGTTCGGAGATGACATTTATACATGGCAACGTGGTCACAATGCTGGTGATAACATGACAGCAATATCAAATGATGGCACGTTGATGGTTGGTATGCATGGTGTTGACAAATTGATTGGCGGGGATGGTGCCGATGTTTTGATCGGTGACAATGGTACCCACTTTCATTATAAGGGTAGTGGTGACGAATTAAGCGGCGGTGATGGTAACGACATCCTTATTGGTGGGGCTGGAAACGACATACTAGATGGCGGCTTAGGTGAAGATACCGCGGTATTTAGTGGCTCAATCCTAGAGTACAGAGTGGATAAAAATTTCATCAGGGATTTAATCTCCGATCGAGATGGAACTGATCAGCTGATAGATAGTTCGGTAGAAAAAGTATCATTTTCGGAAGGGACTTACACATTGATTACTGGTCATAATGCTCAAGACGGACACCCAGGCAATGTGAACAAAATGACTGCAGAGGATCAGGTTGATACTTTGTTAGTCGGCGATGGTGGCCATGACATACTTACTGGTGGATCGGGTAGCGACGTACTATTTGGTGACACTGGTGTAAATGGAGGTTCTGGAAATGACACTCTCAATGGTGGCGCTGGAAACGATCTTCTAGTTGGTGGTGGAGGAAATGACATACTAGACGGTGGTATAGGTGAAGATACGGCAGTATTTAGTGGCTCAATCCTAGAGTACAGGGTGGATAAAAATTATATCAAGGATTCAATCTCCAATCGAGATGGAACTGATCAGCTGATAGATAGTTCGGTAGAAAAAGTTTCATTTTCGGAAGGGACTTACACATTGATTACTGGTCATAATGCTCAAGACGGACACCCAGGCAATGTGAACAAAATGACAGCAGAGGATCAGGTTGATACTTTGTTAGTTGGCGATGGTGGCCATGACATACTTACTGGTGGTTCGGGTAGCGACGTACTATTTGGTGACACTGGTGTAAATGGCGGAACTGGAAATGACATACTCAATGGTGGCGCTGGAAACGATCTTCTAGTTGGTGGCGGAGGGAACGACATCATTGATGGCGGCGAGGGGGAAGATACCGTAATTTATAATGACGCGAGCATCACTAAAATAACTAAGGCCGATGATGTTTATACTATTGAGACGAATGAGGGCACCGATACAGTCGTAGGTGTTGAGTTGATAAAGATAGGGGATGATGACTCTATAAGTCTTGTATCTTATTATGACGAATTCATCACTAGTTAA
- a CDS encoding HlyD family type I secretion periplasmic adaptor subunit — MILKHTESSRTFNLSLRGFVLFGWAVLLVCVVGSGYWSYQAPLSSASLAPGKLVTELENQEVQHHTGGVVETLLVKEGQSVEKGDLLLVLSDPLLVSQMEQLNQRKFIVQARLARVEAELSGEPISWSSNQSLTPIQAQIQRDQESLLSQNRMILKEQIASIYQQITQSENDSDSYKAWLSSDKQSLTLLNEEIEANSALLEKGYVSKVAFLELKREHSSLKARIAEHRTRIKHAQSKITELGSELDAMKIDFRRTAQQKKQELVAEEQSVLKQLKASNTLNDRIEVRAPVSGEVINLTIHTQGGVIAPANTILEIVPNNTRVVASVNIQPKDIESVYEGLSANIRLTSYSFRQVPAVSGELIHLSADSIVDERLGGHFYQGKIALDATELLDLGLDLKPGMPVEAQIVLEERTVLDYLLSPLIQSMEKGMREI, encoded by the coding sequence ATGATACTGAAACATACCGAATCGTCGCGCACGTTTAACTTATCGCTCAGAGGCTTTGTTCTTTTCGGTTGGGCTGTGCTGCTCGTTTGTGTGGTAGGAAGTGGCTATTGGAGTTACCAAGCCCCACTTAGCTCGGCCTCCCTTGCTCCAGGGAAACTCGTGACCGAATTGGAAAACCAAGAAGTCCAGCACCACACCGGTGGCGTGGTGGAAACGCTACTTGTCAAAGAGGGGCAGAGTGTTGAAAAGGGCGACTTATTGTTGGTGCTGTCTGATCCGTTATTGGTCAGTCAAATGGAGCAGTTGAATCAGCGCAAGTTTATTGTTCAAGCCAGACTCGCGAGAGTCGAAGCCGAGCTTTCTGGTGAGCCCATCAGCTGGAGTAGCAATCAAAGCTTAACGCCGATTCAGGCTCAAATTCAGCGCGATCAAGAGTCATTGTTAAGTCAAAACCGAATGATTTTGAAAGAGCAAATTGCGTCTATTTATCAACAAATCACCCAGTCAGAAAACGATAGCGACAGCTACAAAGCTTGGCTATCCAGCGACAAGCAATCACTGACATTATTGAACGAAGAGATTGAAGCAAACTCGGCACTGCTTGAGAAGGGCTATGTATCTAAAGTGGCGTTTTTAGAGCTAAAGCGTGAGCACTCAAGCTTAAAAGCGCGCATTGCCGAACATCGCACTCGCATTAAGCACGCGCAAAGTAAAATCACTGAATTAGGCTCAGAGCTTGATGCAATGAAAATCGATTTCAGACGCACGGCGCAGCAAAAAAAGCAGGAGTTGGTTGCAGAAGAACAGTCAGTACTAAAGCAGCTCAAAGCCTCTAACACGCTGAATGACCGTATTGAAGTTCGGGCACCAGTGAGTGGTGAAGTGATCAACTTAACCATCCACACCCAAGGCGGCGTCATCGCCCCTGCCAACACAATACTAGAAATTGTGCCAAACAATACGCGGGTGGTGGCGAGCGTCAACATTCAACCCAAAGATATCGAATCGGTGTATGAGGGGTTATCGGCCAATATCCGATTAACGTCATACAGCTTTCGACAAGTCCCAGCGGTCTCAGGTGAGCTCATACACCTCTCTGCGGACAGCATCGTCGATGAGCGGCTAGGTGGTCATTTCTATCAAGGAAAGATAGCCCTCGATGCAACGGAGCTTCTCGATCTTGGCTTAGATCTCAAACCGGGTATGCCGGTAGAAGCGCAAATTGTACTAGAGGAACGCACAGTTCTCGATTATCTCCTCTCTCCATTGATTCAAAGCATGGAGAAGGGGATGAGAGAGATATAG